The Nostoc cf. commune SO-36 genomic sequence TAGGGTGTATCGAGTTGCTGAAATTTCTCAAACAGTAATGGTAATTGTTCTTCAGGAATGCCAATCCCGGTATCTTCTACTTGAAAAATAGCGGTGTCATCTTCCACCCAAAGACGTAAAGTAACGCTGCCACTTTCAGGGGTGAATTTAATTGCATTAGTTAAGAGATTCCAAAGAATTTGTTCTACTCGTTCGGCATCGGCGGTAAAACGATCGCGCCTAGGATCGATTTGCAAATCAAATATCAGATTAATTTGTTCGCTTGTTGCTTTTTTTCGCAGTGACTCCATAGCACTTTCGGCAACATTCACCAAAGAAAATTCTGAAATAGTTAAAGCTGTTTTACCAGCCTCGATTTGCGATAAATCGAGGATGTCATTAATCATTCCTAATAAATGCTCTCCACTGTCGTGGATTGTTTGCAGATAACCCCGTTGTCGTTGGCTCAATTCACCCAAAGGCCAACGTAATAACGTCGAAGACATCCCAATCACATAAGTTAAAGGCGTGAGCAATTCATGACTCATAGTAGCAAGAAACTCACTTCTGATTCGGCTAGCAGCTTCTGCGGCGAGGAGAGCATCACGCAGAGCCGTTGTGCGTTCAATAACTCGTTGTTCGAGAGTTTGTTTTTCTTGGGTGAGGGTTTGCATTAACTCAGCTTGGTGAATAGCGATCGCTAATTGTTCTGCGATCGCCATCAGCAAGTTTTTTTCGCTATCATTCCACTGGTGGGGTTCATCGCACTGATGAGCAATCAACAATCCCCACAGTTTGTCCTCAAACATAATCGGTGCAGCGAACTTAGCTCTAACTTGGCATTCCCTTAAAAAATTTAACAAACACTCCTCTAAAGCATAAGTTTTTTCGACATCATCCACAGCTAAAGTAAAACCTTGGCGATACTTCTCCCAACACTGAGAGGTTTCGATAAAACAATTTTTTTCTGTGTAATTCAACACCGATGTAATAGCATCTGTAGCAAGAGCTTCGTAGACAATATAACCTCCATACTGTTGGTAATCCCTTGCTAGAGGTTGATTATTGACTGATACCAAAGGTGATTGTTTCCTGTTATTCTCCTTGACTTGGGAACCTTCAAATTTATAGATTACTAATCTGTCTAATTCCAGAAACTCACGCACTTGTGTAATGGCTGTTGCCATAATCACTGGCAAATCAAGGCTTTTGCGGATCTGTGTTGTTACCTGATTTAACAATTGCTCTTGGGAAATTTGTTTTTTTAAAGCATCTTCTACTGGCTGACAGATATAAACTGCCGGCGCAATTGGGCTTGGAGGTGCTATTATTTCTTGGTTTGGCTGAGTTAGGAGATATTCTAATAACAACAGTGTGAATTGACTTTGGAGCGTAGCATCATTAGGTCTAATAATTTGCTGATAGCGTTCGAGATTTTGGTGAGTATAAGAATCGCACTCAAACAAGTCTCTCAATTCGTAGATAAATTTTGCGATCGCCTCTAAATTAAATGTTAACTGAGCATTGAGCGCCCAGTAAATTCCCTGCTCCCCCTCAAAGTTTCCTACTAGAAGCGCACTAAACTGCTCAGAAACCACCAACGTAAACCTTTGCCTTTGCCATTCTACAGGTATGCAAATCCGCATCAACACAGCTTCTGTCAGTATCAGAGTGGCACTTCCCAGCGTTTGAGCCATCCGTTCCAACAATTCCCCAAGCTGATTAAATACAACAATAGGCAAGGTTCGAGAAAAGCTCAAATCAGGAGAACTAAGCATTTTCAATCGTTTTGGTAAGAGGGGGCTAAATGCAGGGAAAAAAGTTTGTTTTGATTATGTACTAACCAACAATTTAAAACGGTAACACAGGATTATGCATCGTATAAGTAGCACACCGGGTGGATTGAATCAGTCAGAGGGATTAATTTTTTTAGAACAAACTCCCGCGCCTTTTGTATTGATTACAGCTGCTGATACTGACATTCAAACCTTGGCAGCTGCGGTAACAAAATTACCCGCAAGCTTTCCGGCATTAAGAGTCGCCAACCTATTACAATTGCAGCAACAATTAAGCATAGATACTTATGGAGAGCAAGTTTTGGAACTTGCCCAAGTAATTATTTTGCGCCTATTAGGAGGACGTTCTTACTGGGGTTATGGATTAGAAGTAGTGCAAGAAATTGTCCAACGAAATGGTAGAACCCTCATTGTAATGCCAGGGGATGATGCTTTTGATCCCGATTTAATCTCTCAGTCTACCGTGCCCTTGGGTATTGTTAACCAGATATGGCAGTATTTTAGCGAAGGCGGTGTAGAAAATTTCGTTAATGCTCTGCAATTTATCTCCGACAATTGCTTATCAACTGCATATAATCCTGCGCCACCTCAGCCGATTCCGCGTGTGGGATTGTATGAATGGGGAGTGGGGAGTGGGGAGTGGGGAGTGGGAGTAGGGGGAGCATGGGGAGCAGGGGA encodes the following:
- a CDS encoding GAF domain-containing sensor histidine kinase, yielding MLSSPDLSFSRTLPIVVFNQLGELLERMAQTLGSATLILTEAVLMRICIPVEWQRQRFTLVVSEQFSALLVGNFEGEQGIYWALNAQLTFNLEAIAKFIYELRDLFECDSYTHQNLERYQQIIRPNDATLQSQFTLLLLEYLLTQPNQEIIAPPSPIAPAVYICQPVEDALKKQISQEQLLNQVTTQIRKSLDLPVIMATAITQVREFLELDRLVIYKFEGSQVKENNRKQSPLVSVNNQPLARDYQQYGGYIVYEALATDAITSVLNYTEKNCFIETSQCWEKYRQGFTLAVDDVEKTYALEECLLNFLRECQVRAKFAAPIMFEDKLWGLLIAHQCDEPHQWNDSEKNLLMAIAEQLAIAIHQAELMQTLTQEKQTLEQRVIERTTALRDALLAAEAASRIRSEFLATMSHELLTPLTYVIGMSSTLLRWPLGELSQRQRGYLQTIHDSGEHLLGMINDILDLSQIEAGKTALTISEFSLVNVAESAMESLRKKATSEQINLIFDLQIDPRRDRFTADAERVEQILWNLLTNAIKFTPESGSVTLRLWVEDDTAIFQVEDTGIGIPEEQLPLLFEKFQQLDTPYRRRYEGTGLGLALTKQLVELHRGRIEVESTVSIGSIFTVWIPTQAMRVVS